From one Henriciella marina DSM 19595 genomic stretch:
- a CDS encoding Coq4 family protein, producing MRNADQPLKGHELRSPIRPGEAIAAMRRLIRDKEDTAQVFHIVRALSGNSYYRSFRRFAASPEGKRILLDHADLLGTLCDRDRLSGCEPGTLGRAYLDFVYGEGLTAEGLVDASEVVGADDFSDPEVSLYRKRLRDSHDLFHVVTGYGRDALGELCVLSLGNAQFYNHGIAFIVATGIAKTLAEVSGLPVARTAFEAWKRGRTAADFTTFYWEKHLDTPLEEVRRLLNLKPPIRYLRVQDLSRSLERDFQASRQSEHHA from the coding sequence ATGAGAAACGCCGACCAGCCGCTGAAGGGACATGAACTGCGCTCGCCAATTCGCCCGGGTGAAGCAATTGCGGCCATGCGCCGACTTATCCGGGACAAGGAAGACACAGCGCAGGTCTTCCATATTGTCAGGGCATTGTCGGGCAATTCCTATTATCGCAGTTTCCGGCGCTTCGCTGCCTCGCCTGAGGGGAAGCGTATCCTTCTGGACCATGCGGACCTACTCGGCACCTTATGTGACCGTGATCGCTTGAGCGGATGCGAACCGGGAACGCTGGGGCGTGCTTATCTTGATTTCGTTTATGGAGAGGGGTTGACCGCTGAGGGGTTAGTGGATGCAAGTGAAGTGGTCGGAGCCGACGATTTCAGCGATCCGGAAGTCTCACTATATCGGAAGCGGCTGCGAGATTCGCACGATCTGTTTCACGTTGTGACCGGGTATGGACGAGATGCGCTGGGTGAATTGTGTGTGCTATCGCTCGGCAACGCTCAGTTCTACAATCACGGAATCGCCTTCATCGTGGCAACCGGAATTGCAAAAACTCTTGCTGAGGTCTCGGGATTGCCGGTGGCCCGTACTGCGTTCGAAGCGTGGAAGCGGGGCAGGACTGCCGCCGATTTCACAACCTTCTATTGGGAAAAACATCTCGATACACCATTAGAGGAGGTGCGACGGCTTTTGAATCTGAAGCCACCGATTCGCTATCTTCGGGTGCAGGATCTGTCCCGCTCACTTGAGCGAGATTTCCAAGCCAGCCGTCAGAGCGAGCATCACGCATGA
- a CDS encoding NAD(P)H-dependent flavin oxidoreductase has protein sequence MALKSRICEILGIEHPIFLAGMGGASVPALAAAVSNAGGLGVLGAAACSPDQLRSWIRETREMTDKPFGVDTLLPASVRRDPAPQSEDSTRNPAALLGEYQEFTCDFIRREHLPETDLASEMRAAGAPEAGKGMPQLFSKEFFEAQMEVVIEEKVPVYAAGLGNPGPWMDRLHANGTKVMAVIGKVKHAQQVVETGVDMIVAQGHDGGGHNSPVGTISLIPQVVDAVGSRVPVIGAGGISDGRGIAAALMLGAEGAWIGTAFLATEEAGIERFQKEAIIESGDADTVVSRSLTGKPARMIRNKWADAWIEAGKEPLPMPYQSMISGPVMASGIKAQRKDVIPGFAGQGIGLIHSIRPAAEVMRELVEGAETALARTKSYE, from the coding sequence ATGGCGCTCAAAAGCCGCATTTGTGAAATTCTCGGTATAGAACACCCCATCTTTCTGGCTGGAATGGGTGGGGCGAGCGTTCCTGCTCTCGCTGCCGCGGTATCGAATGCCGGCGGGCTGGGCGTTCTCGGGGCGGCGGCATGCTCGCCAGACCAGTTGCGCAGCTGGATTCGCGAGACCCGCGAGATGACAGACAAGCCGTTTGGTGTTGATACTCTTCTTCCTGCATCTGTCAGGCGAGACCCGGCCCCGCAGAGTGAAGATTCGACCAGAAATCCCGCGGCGCTTCTTGGCGAATACCAAGAGTTCACCTGCGACTTCATACGGCGCGAACATCTGCCGGAAACGGACCTCGCATCTGAAATGCGCGCTGCTGGCGCGCCGGAAGCAGGTAAGGGAATGCCCCAGCTGTTCTCGAAGGAATTCTTTGAAGCGCAAATGGAGGTGGTGATCGAGGAGAAAGTGCCCGTCTATGCTGCTGGGCTTGGTAATCCCGGCCCCTGGATGGACCGGCTGCACGCTAATGGCACCAAGGTTATGGCCGTCATTGGTAAGGTAAAGCATGCTCAGCAGGTCGTCGAAACCGGCGTCGACATGATCGTTGCGCAGGGGCACGACGGAGGTGGCCACAACTCACCAGTCGGCACCATTTCGCTGATTCCCCAAGTGGTTGATGCGGTGGGCAGCCGCGTTCCTGTGATTGGTGCGGGGGGCATTTCCGACGGCCGAGGTATTGCTGCAGCGCTGATGCTGGGAGCCGAGGGCGCGTGGATTGGGACAGCGTTTCTTGCAACCGAAGAAGCGGGCATCGAACGATTCCAGAAAGAAGCGATCATAGAAAGCGGTGATGCCGACACCGTGGTAAGTCGCTCTCTCACCGGCAAACCTGCGCGAATGATCCGCAACAAATGGGCTGATGCCTGGATAGAAGCAGGCAAGGAACCATTGCCCATGCCCTATCAGTCGATGATCTCGGGGCCTGTCATGGCGTCCGGTATCAAGGCCCAGCGCAAGGATGTAATTCCGGGTTTTGCAGGCCAGGGAATTGGTCTCATTCATTCGATCCGGCCCGCAGCCGAAGTGATGCGCGAACTCGTCGAAGGGGCGGAAACCGCACTCGCCCGCACCAAATCTTACGAATGA
- a CDS encoding FadR/GntR family transcriptional regulator, giving the protein MQPMVDNAKKAKRALSLAQDIVRDIEAGAHVPGDRLPREEEMLARYEVARATLREALRFLELQGVIYLQLGRSGGPVVARPQTGDFASSLSLILHFMEADLRGLLELREAIAPDVAAYAAQRATTGDLSALVDCLKELERNEAGSQFEELNRRFHDLLGWASGNPLFGLLTSSMHLLTREFSSSLGYSAQERAVQLRFLRRVLEAVRTGDAQAARQAMTRLVSGSASYLAERSPELVSQRIRWGQI; this is encoded by the coding sequence ATGCAGCCGATGGTCGATAACGCGAAGAAAGCCAAGCGTGCGCTCTCGCTCGCGCAAGACATCGTTCGCGATATCGAGGCAGGGGCTCATGTTCCGGGAGACAGGTTGCCGCGTGAAGAAGAGATGCTTGCCCGATACGAAGTTGCCAGGGCGACCTTGCGTGAAGCGCTTCGCTTTCTCGAGCTTCAGGGTGTTATCTATCTTCAGCTTGGCCGATCTGGCGGGCCTGTGGTGGCGCGTCCCCAGACTGGCGATTTTGCCAGCAGTCTTTCACTCATCCTGCATTTCATGGAAGCCGATTTAAGGGGGCTGCTCGAGCTGCGCGAAGCCATCGCGCCGGACGTTGCAGCCTATGCTGCCCAACGAGCGACCACGGGTGACCTCAGTGCTTTGGTCGATTGCCTCAAAGAGCTGGAGCGCAATGAGGCTGGAAGTCAGTTCGAGGAATTAAACCGCCGCTTTCACGATCTTCTCGGGTGGGCCAGCGGCAATCCGCTCTTCGGTCTTCTGACCTCCTCCATGCATTTGCTTACTCGCGAATTCTCGAGCTCGCTCGGCTATTCGGCGCAGGAGCGGGCGGTCCAGTTGCGCTTCCTGCGCCGCGTTCTGGAGGCCGTCCGCACAGGGGATGCTCAAGCGGCGCGACAGGCTATGACCCGGCTCGTGTCGGGATCTGCATCTTATTTGGCTGAAAGAAGTCCGGAGCTTGTTTCCCAAAGGATCCGGTGGGGACAGATTTAA
- a CDS encoding cytochrome P450, whose protein sequence is MSVETVELDTVEKIAAIPIEQIDVSRPNLFQKDTIGLFFDRLRKEDPVHYCRESNVGPYWSVTKFNDIMAVDTNHKVFSSEAKLGGIAIQDMHSVEGALELEMFIAMDPPKHDQQRKAVTSSVAPSNLRLLEPTIRERACEILDDLPIGEDFDWVDKVSIELTTMTLATLFDFPWEERRKLTRWSDIATAAPETGIVESYQARREELIECAMYFKELWEQRIKQEPKNDLISMMAHSPATREMPFMEFLGNLLLLIVGGNDTTRNSISGGVLALNQNPDEYRKLNDDTSLITSMVPEIIRWQTPLTHMRRTALQDWDIGGKQIKEGDKVVMWYLSGNRDDTVIDKADQFIIDRSNPRHHLSFGFGIHRCMGNRLAELQLRIIWEEIHKRFVKVEVVDQPERLFSNLVRGITKLPVRLHAR, encoded by the coding sequence ATGAGCGTCGAGACAGTGGAGCTGGATACAGTCGAGAAAATCGCGGCCATTCCGATTGAGCAAATTGATGTTTCGCGGCCGAACCTATTTCAGAAGGACACAATTGGTCTGTTCTTCGACCGGTTGCGCAAGGAGGATCCGGTCCATTACTGCCGGGAAAGCAATGTCGGACCCTACTGGTCTGTCACCAAGTTCAACGACATCATGGCCGTGGACACCAACCATAAAGTCTTCTCGTCAGAGGCGAAACTTGGCGGCATCGCCATTCAGGACATGCATTCGGTGGAAGGTGCCCTGGAGCTTGAAATGTTCATCGCCATGGATCCGCCCAAGCACGACCAGCAACGAAAGGCTGTTACCTCCTCAGTTGCGCCATCCAATTTGCGGCTGCTTGAGCCAACAATCCGCGAACGCGCATGCGAGATTCTCGATGACCTGCCGATAGGGGAGGATTTCGACTGGGTCGACAAGGTCTCGATTGAGTTGACCACAATGACACTTGCGACCCTGTTTGACTTTCCATGGGAAGAGCGGCGCAAGCTCACGCGCTGGTCAGACATCGCAACGGCCGCCCCCGAAACCGGCATTGTCGAATCCTATCAGGCAAGGCGCGAAGAGCTCATCGAATGCGCAATGTACTTCAAAGAGCTGTGGGAACAGCGCATCAAGCAAGAACCGAAAAACGATCTCATTTCCATGATGGCACACTCTCCGGCGACACGGGAAATGCCCTTCATGGAATTTCTCGGAAATCTCCTGTTACTTATTGTGGGCGGCAACGACACCACACGCAACTCGATTAGCGGCGGTGTACTCGCCCTCAATCAAAACCCCGACGAATATCGCAAGCTGAATGATGATACATCGCTAATCACAAGCATGGTGCCGGAGATCATCCGATGGCAGACGCCACTTACCCATATGCGCCGTACCGCCCTTCAGGACTGGGATATCGGCGGCAAGCAGATAAAAGAAGGGGATAAGGTCGTTATGTGGTATTTGTCAGGCAACCGCGATGATACGGTCATCGACAAGGCTGACCAGTTCATTATAGACCGCAGTAATCCACGTCATCACCTGTCCTTCGGCTTTGGCATACACCGCTGCATGGGCAATAGGCTTGCAGAACTGCAGCTGCGGATCATCTGGGAAGAGATCCACAAACGTTTCGTAAAGGTCGAAGTGGTTGACCAACCCGAGCGCCTCTTTTCAAACCTTGTGCGAGGGATCACGAAACTGCCTGTGCGACTGCATGCTCGCTAA
- a CDS encoding class I SAM-dependent methyltransferase, with protein sequence MKLPLNPSSVKGFLDDEEGLALHNAALERADYGPCLEVGGYCGKSTIYIGSACARANELLFSIDHHRGSEENQPGWEYFDAELWDETAGAVDTLPFFRDTIRKAGLEATVIAIVGQSKDVAARWGTPLSLLFIDGGHTTEHALNDYEGWVPHLMVGGLLAIHDVFPDPKDGGRPPFDIYQKALRSHAFAEEGAIKSLRLLRRLK encoded by the coding sequence ATGAAACTACCGTTGAACCCCTCGAGCGTAAAAGGCTTCCTTGATGATGAGGAAGGGCTTGCGCTGCATAACGCGGCCCTTGAACGCGCAGATTACGGGCCTTGCCTCGAAGTGGGTGGATATTGCGGAAAATCGACCATCTACATTGGATCGGCTTGTGCACGCGCTAACGAACTTCTGTTCTCCATCGATCACCATCGCGGATCTGAAGAGAACCAGCCTGGCTGGGAGTACTTCGATGCGGAGCTATGGGATGAGACCGCAGGTGCTGTCGATACACTCCCGTTTTTCCGGGATACAATACGCAAGGCTGGCCTAGAAGCGACTGTGATTGCAATTGTCGGTCAATCAAAGGACGTCGCCGCGCGGTGGGGAACGCCTCTAAGTCTGCTCTTTATCGACGGCGGACACACGACGGAACACGCACTCAATGACTATGAAGGATGGGTTCCCCATCTCATGGTCGGCGGGCTGTTAGCGATCCATGATGTATTTCCTGACCCGAAAGATGGCGGGCGACCTCCTTTTGATATCTACCAGAAAGCACTGAGGTCTCATGCCTTCGCTGAAGAAGGCGCGATCAAAAGCCTGAGGCTGCTGCGGCGCCTAAAGTAG
- a CDS encoding prenyltransferase encodes MDYLRATQRADGAWLGGYGNALPMVDRDFISREPAPQLVDTNFCAYPAVGVAHYALATGDWRGVRRWWPMIKASIDFVVSLQREDGAVPWALDAINSSDDDALVAGNASIAKSLECALFLADKFNEPAALWREAHAKIIMALRDKPSAFDRRATGQRFAMDWYYPVLSGALSKASARQRLDHNWSRFVIAGHGCRCVSDEPWVTVAETCELVIALASVGDQTLAERLFRQAMTIRDPAGVLWMGWQTAESVIWPKERPTWTQAAAILAADALKGFSGANRIFLAPLL; translated from the coding sequence TTGGACTATCTGCGCGCCACACAGCGCGCTGACGGCGCCTGGCTCGGGGGCTATGGCAATGCGCTTCCGATGGTCGACCGCGATTTTATTAGTCGTGAGCCTGCGCCGCAGTTGGTCGATACGAATTTCTGCGCTTACCCGGCTGTGGGTGTCGCGCATTACGCATTGGCGACCGGCGACTGGCGGGGCGTTCGTAGGTGGTGGCCGATGATCAAAGCTTCCATTGATTTCGTGGTGTCCCTTCAGCGCGAAGACGGGGCGGTCCCATGGGCGCTCGATGCGATCAATTCGAGCGATGATGACGCTCTGGTGGCGGGGAATGCCTCGATCGCCAAAAGTCTCGAATGTGCGTTATTTCTGGCTGATAAATTCAATGAACCCGCAGCGTTATGGCGCGAGGCACATGCAAAAATTATTATGGCTCTCAGAGATAAGCCAAGCGCTTTCGACAGACGGGCCACAGGGCAGCGCTTCGCCATGGATTGGTACTATCCGGTGCTCTCTGGAGCCCTGAGCAAAGCCTCAGCGCGTCAGCGTCTCGATCACAACTGGAGCCGCTTCGTCATTGCAGGGCACGGCTGCCGCTGCGTGAGCGATGAGCCATGGGTTACAGTCGCTGAGACTTGCGAACTGGTGATCGCTCTTGCTTCCGTTGGCGACCAGACTTTGGCTGAGAGGCTTTTTCGTCAGGCAATGACCATCCGCGACCCGGCAGGCGTGCTCTGGATGGGCTGGCAAACCGCCGAGAGTGTCATCTGGCCGAAGGAGAGGCCAACCTGGACGCAGGCGGCCGCAATACTAGCCGCGGACGCGCTGAAAGGGTTCAGCGGCGCCAACCGGATTTTTCTGGCCCCGCTACTTTAG
- a CDS encoding class I SAM-dependent methyltransferase, producing MLTARLQHLGLSAGDRVLDLGCGEGRHVHGLYMIGGLEIDGIDLDAEALEKAEVGLSSLPPPRGSDDGVARFAQGDATALMFEDNTFDAVICSEVLEHLPDYHAAIAEIRRVLKPGGGLCISVPRAWPERICWHLAPPPDGYPFQPGGHIRIFDKVDLKISIERKGFRMVRRHYAHGLHAPLWWLKCAFWARRDDHPWVKTYHRFLVWDIMKRPPLTRVLDALLTPVMGKSLVMYFEKEGKL from the coding sequence ATGCTGACAGCGCGCTTACAGCACCTTGGGCTCTCTGCCGGGGACCGCGTACTGGATCTCGGCTGTGGTGAAGGTCGCCACGTTCATGGACTTTATATGATCGGCGGCCTCGAAATCGATGGTATTGATCTCGACGCGGAGGCCCTCGAAAAGGCAGAGGTGGGGCTCAGCTCACTTCCGCCGCCTCGAGGCAGCGATGATGGAGTGGCCCGTTTTGCGCAGGGAGATGCAACGGCTCTGATGTTTGAAGACAACACCTTTGACGCCGTCATCTGTTCAGAAGTTCTAGAGCATCTGCCAGACTATCATGCGGCGATTGCCGAAATTCGCCGCGTGCTCAAACCAGGCGGCGGCCTTTGCATATCCGTCCCACGTGCCTGGCCGGAGAGGATATGCTGGCACCTCGCACCGCCACCGGACGGATATCCTTTTCAACCCGGTGGCCATATCCGGATTTTCGACAAGGTCGACCTCAAAATCTCCATTGAGCGGAAGGGTTTTCGAATGGTGCGCCGCCATTATGCGCATGGGCTGCATGCGCCGCTCTGGTGGTTGAAATGTGCGTTCTGGGCGAGGCGAGATGATCATCCCTGGGTAAAAACCTATCACCGGTTTCTGGTCTGGGACATCATGAAGCGCCCCCCTCTGACGCGGGTTCTGGATGCCCTGCTTACGCCGGTTATGGGTAAGAGCCTCGTCATGTACTTCGAGAAGGAAGGCAAACTCTGA
- a CDS encoding glycosyltransferase family 4 protein: MPSKLAPLRIAILGYRSDSKVGGQGVYIDYLSQALSEAGAHVDVISGPPYPELSGDVRLLKIPSLDLYAQPHNGHYSLRPRHLLSKTDTYEYFGHLSGKFVEPYVFGERVYRFLRQRAHHYDVVLDNQTLASGMLRIQSGLGLPLVTMIHHPVTQDRRLALEAAETWRQRWLIKRWYAFHHMQIRVARRLKVMTCPSEAAKRDIVEAFGVDPDRLHPIPLGVDQSAFRPKPQIPRAKNRIISTASADTPLKGLPVLLKAYRQLLDNHPDLELVVIGKLRDGLARRMLGELGLEHCVQFKSGLTRRELAEEFCRATIAVTPSLYEGFGLPAAEAMSCGTPVIVTDGGALPEVAGDAGIVVPRGDADALAASIARLLDHADNRLSVGEACLMRARTEFDWRQIAPRYLSLMEEARANPC; this comes from the coding sequence TTGCCCTCTAAGCTGGCGCCTCTTCGTATTGCGATCCTTGGATATCGCTCGGATTCGAAAGTGGGAGGGCAGGGCGTATACATTGATTATCTGTCTCAAGCGCTGAGCGAGGCGGGGGCGCATGTCGACGTGATTTCGGGGCCGCCTTACCCCGAACTCTCTGGCGATGTACGTCTTTTGAAAATCCCCTCGCTTGACCTCTATGCGCAGCCCCACAATGGGCACTATTCTTTGCGTCCCCGGCACCTGCTGAGCAAGACGGATACCTACGAGTATTTCGGTCATCTCTCTGGCAAGTTTGTCGAACCTTATGTTTTCGGCGAACGCGTATATCGGTTCCTCAGGCAGAGAGCACATCATTACGACGTCGTTCTGGACAATCAGACCCTTGCCAGCGGAATGCTCAGGATTCAGTCAGGTTTGGGATTGCCGCTGGTGACGATGATACACCATCCCGTCACGCAGGATCGAAGGCTCGCTCTCGAAGCCGCGGAAACCTGGCGTCAACGCTGGTTGATCAAGCGCTGGTACGCCTTTCATCATATGCAAATCCGTGTCGCACGCAGGCTGAAGGTGATGACTTGCCCCTCCGAAGCGGCGAAAAGAGACATCGTAGAGGCGTTCGGTGTCGACCCGGATCGTCTCCATCCAATCCCACTTGGTGTCGATCAGAGCGCGTTTCGTCCCAAACCCCAGATTCCACGCGCGAAAAACCGGATCATTTCGACAGCCAGTGCGGACACACCGCTCAAGGGATTGCCGGTCCTTCTGAAGGCCTATCGTCAGCTGCTTGATAATCATCCTGATCTGGAGCTTGTTGTCATTGGAAAGCTTAGGGATGGGCTGGCCCGGCGGATGCTTGGTGAGCTGGGGCTGGAGCACTGCGTGCAATTCAAGAGCGGACTGACCAGGCGAGAGCTCGCTGAAGAGTTTTGCAGGGCCACAATTGCCGTCACGCCGTCACTTTACGAAGGTTTCGGTCTTCCGGCAGCAGAAGCCATGAGTTGTGGCACCCCGGTCATCGTTACGGATGGCGGGGCTTTACCGGAAGTTGCAGGAGATGCTGGCATCGTGGTGCCGCGCGGCGATGCGGACGCGCTCGCGGCCTCGATTGCGCGCTTGCTGGATCATGCTGACAACCGTCTGTCCGTCGGCGAAGCGTGTCTCATGCGTGCGAGGACCGAGTTCGACTGGCGTCAGATCGCGCCGCGCTACCTCTCGCTTATGGAAGAGGCGAGAGCGAACCCATGCTGA
- a CDS encoding IS3 family transposase (programmed frameshift): MGKRSTPEEIIAKLREVEVRLARGETTGQAVRSIGVTEQTYYRWRKEYGGLQVGQAKRMKEMEKENARLRRAISDLTLDNQILQEVGAGKVLSPSRKRKAVDHVVETLGATERRACRVMGQHRSTQRKPRVPRQDEDVLTAAIIALAERFGRYGYRRITALLRRDGWHVNEKRVYRIWRREGLKVPMKQPKRGRLWLNDGSCVRLRPAHKGHVWSYDFVQDRTHDDKVFRMLCVIDEFTRECLAIRVERKLNSRDVLDTLGELFVHHGPPEHIRSDNGPEFIATALREWLGRIGVRTLYIEPGSPWENGYCESFNSKLRDELLAREIFYDLREAKVLIETWRRHYNTARPHSSLGYRPPAPQAILPAAFISPYCVEVAA; the protein is encoded by the exons ATGGGCAAGAGATCAACGCCTGAAGAGATTATTGCGAAGCTGCGGGAGGTGGAGGTGCGCCTCGCGCGCGGTGAGACGACGGGTCAGGCGGTGCGTTCGATCGGTGTGACGGAGCAGACCTACTACCGGTGGCGCAAGGAGTATGGCGGGCTACAGGTCGGCCAGGCCAAACGGATGAAGGAGATGGAGAAGGAGAATGCGCGGCTTCGCCGGGCGATCTCTGATCTGACCCTCGACAACCAGATCCTGCAGGAAGTCG GTGCGGGGAAAGTTCTAAGCCCTTCACGCAAGCGCAAAGCGGTCGATCATGTGGTAGAGACACTCGGCGCAACAGAGCGCCGGGCTTGCCGCGTGATGGGCCAGCATCGTTCCACCCAGCGCAAGCCGCGCGTGCCGCGCCAGGACGAGGATGTGCTGACAGCGGCCATCATCGCCCTGGCAGAACGGTTTGGCCGGTATGGCTATCGCCGGATCACAGCTTTGCTGAGACGGGATGGCTGGCATGTGAACGAGAAGCGCGTCTATCGCATCTGGCGGCGTGAAGGGCTGAAAGTGCCAATGAAACAACCGAAACGCGGCCGTCTCTGGCTGAATGACGGCTCGTGCGTGAGGCTTCGCCCTGCGCACAAGGGGCATGTCTGGTCCTATGACTTCGTTCAGGACCGCACGCATGACGACAAGGTGTTCCGCATGCTGTGCGTCATTGATGAGTTCACTCGCGAATGCCTCGCCATCCGCGTCGAGCGCAAGCTGAACTCCCGCGATGTCCTCGACACGCTGGGCGAACTGTTCGTGCATCATGGCCCGCCGGAGCATATCCGTTCCGACAATGGCCCCGAGTTCATCGCCACTGCCCTGCGCGAGTGGCTTGGCCGGATCGGCGTGAGGACGCTCTATATCGAGCCGGGTTCTCCATGGGAGAATGGATACTGCGAGAGCTTCAACTCCAAGCTCAGAGACGAGTTGCTGGCGAGGGAAATCTTCTATGATCTCAGGGAGGCGAAAGTCCTGATCGAGACCTGGCGCCGGCATTACAACACCGCGCGTCCGCACTCTTCTCTGGGCTACCGGCCGCCCGCGCCACAAGCCATCTTGCCCGCGGCGTTCATATCGCCTTACTGTGTGGAAGTAGCGGCATGA
- a CDS encoding globin family protein, whose protein sequence is MDELDPIRELVVEAIAELERALDDGLPAQAPMSGRQEITTGLAALNGRIEKAVLRLEAAERLLSDEH, encoded by the coding sequence ATGGACGAATTAGATCCCATCCGTGAACTAGTCGTGGAAGCAATAGCGGAGTTGGAACGGGCGCTGGATGATGGTTTGCCAGCGCAGGCGCCAATGTCAGGAAGACAGGAAATTACAACTGGACTGGCCGCCCTAAATGGTCGCATTGAAAAAGCGGTCCTAAGGCTCGAAGCGGCTGAGCGCCTGCTCTCTGATGAGCACTAA
- a CDS encoding TIGR02391 family protein, producing MAKAATQQAAGLAYHGLSGVTRPCEEAVLEALQRETRIERARILSFREQHGLLLINAVGDGLVIRPGFASGYSGEGPSGLSKAIAMLSAHEVQIDEVDLTPAEFQRLDDSVLTESDLQDLAARRAVRIGQYQDYMFRGDWDDARAGRLWSHYPARLPLAALAPGLIDLVLEFDTRPGHALHLGYIRLEDRLRKLTCTRLSGTRLVDAAFSPKHALLKLSGREDPGEQAGLEFLFRGVLQLHRNPHAHSELNRSPVEAVSEFLVLNHLFRLLDAVEVANGKAGKDPSDEGSGLGTG from the coding sequence ATGGCCAAGGCGGCAACACAACAGGCAGCTGGCCTTGCCTATCATGGATTGAGCGGGGTCACGCGGCCTTGCGAGGAAGCGGTTCTTGAAGCGCTCCAGCGAGAAACCAGGATAGAACGCGCGCGGATCTTGTCCTTTCGAGAGCAGCACGGACTGTTGCTGATTAACGCCGTCGGAGATGGTCTTGTCATTAGACCGGGATTTGCGTCCGGCTATAGCGGGGAGGGGCCTTCTGGGCTGTCCAAAGCGATTGCCATGCTAAGCGCACATGAGGTGCAGATTGACGAGGTGGATCTGACACCGGCGGAGTTTCAGCGGCTGGATGACTCTGTCCTCACCGAATCGGATCTGCAAGACCTAGCCGCGCGGCGGGCCGTGCGTATTGGTCAATATCAGGATTATATGTTCAGGGGCGATTGGGACGACGCCCGCGCGGGTCGTTTGTGGTCACACTATCCTGCCCGCCTGCCATTAGCCGCATTGGCGCCTGGGCTGATTGACCTTGTTCTGGAGTTCGACACGCGGCCGGGACACGCCTTGCATTTGGGATACATCAGGCTTGAAGACCGACTGCGGAAACTGACATGCACAAGACTTTCGGGTACTCGGCTTGTCGATGCCGCTTTTTCTCCAAAACACGCCTTGTTGAAGTTGAGCGGCCGGGAGGATCCCGGTGAGCAAGCCGGGCTTGAGTTCCTGTTCCGTGGCGTGCTTCAGCTACACAGAAATCCCCATGCCCATAGCGAGCTCAATCGGTCGCCGGTTGAAGCTGTGAGCGAGTTCCTGGTGCTCAATCATCTGTTTCGCCTTCTTGATGCAGTTGAAGTGGCCAATGGCAAGGCCGGTAAGGACCCATCCGATGAAGGGAGCGGGCTTGGCACTGGCTGA